A section of the Buteo buteo chromosome 27, bButBut1.hap1.1, whole genome shotgun sequence genome encodes:
- the LITAF gene encoding lipopolysaccharide-induced tumor necrosis factor-alpha factor yields MLSGSPRRSKSCSCPDAPLPGAGRAGSAPSRAAGEAVPVAAGGGGSLRPAGPRAGPVPGPGLGAADCPAEAAARPPGCSGEGEEEGERGDGTSPAGRWLHPGGERRASGPAGTRCRASNLGWTRDLQRSFGSATCLDFAGIPFGCFPGLKRSNTTVVYSQQLSAVCNKRATIQCRLCCTLHFEAGLDTMSAPSGIPVPSAPPSYEETTGINVSYPHTYPVPEPGQKPDGKGMSPPPYLGQPAPPNNPITVQTVYVQQPVVFYDRPVQMCCPSCNQMIVTRLSYDSGALTWLSCGGLCLLGCIGGCCLIPFCIDALKDVDHSCPNCNALIGSYKRL; encoded by the exons ATGTTATCGGGGTCCCCAAGGAGGAGTAAAAGCTGTAGC TGCCCAGACGCGCCGCTCCCAGGTGCGGGACGCGCCGGCTCCGCTCCCAGCCGGGCAGCGGGCGAGGCGGTGCCGGTAGCTGCGGGGGGCGGCGGCTCCCTCCGACCGGCTGGGCCCCGGGCGGGGCCTGTCCCGGGCCCAGGCTTGGGGGCGGCGGACTGTCCCGCCGAGgcagccgcccgcccgccggggtGCTCGGGGGAGGGCGAGGAGGAGGGCGAGCGTGGGGACGGGACGAGCCCTGCGGGGCGGTGGCTTCACCCGGGCGGAGAGAGGAGGGCGAGCGGGCCGGCAGGCACCCGCTGCCGAGCG AGTAATTTAGGTTGGACAAGGGATCTCCAGAGGTCATTTGGATCAGCAACCTGCTTAG ATTTTGCTGGTATTCCTTTTGGGTGTTTTCCTGGACTTAAAAGATCAAATACCACAGTTGTCTATAGCCAGCAACTTTCTGCTGTGTGTAACAAACGTGCAACAATCCag TGCAGGCTGTGCTGTACTCTGCACTTTGAGGCCGGCTTAG ATACAATGTCTGCTCCGAGTGGCATCCCTGTCCCGTCTGCACCACCTTCTTATGAGGAAACAACAGGAATCAATGTGAGCTATCCTCACACCTATCCTGTCCCAGAACCTGGCCAGAAACCAGATGGGAAGGGAATGAGCCCTCCCCCATACCTGGGACAGCCTGCACCACCAAATAACCCAA TTACAGTTCAGACAGTGTATGTGCAGCAACCAGTAGTATTTTATGACCGCCCAGTTCAGATGTGCTGCCCTTCCTGTAACCAGATGATAGTGACACGTCTCTCATATGACTCAGGAGCTTTGACTTGGCTGTCATGTGGTGGCCTCTGCCTGCTGGG gTGTATAGGTGGCTGCTGCTTAATTCCCTTCTGCATTGATGCCCTAAAGGATGTGGATCACAGCTGTCCAAACTGCAATGCTCTTATTGGTTCTTACAAACGCTTATAG